Proteins from a genomic interval of Deltaproteobacteria bacterium:
- the lspA gene encoding signal peptidase II — protein MTDSLRRLLLIAPLTVLVDQTSKHLVMTGMRLGQSIPLLKGYLRLTYIRNPGAAFGFLSTSSEAFRVPFFLGISFLAITVVLIFYLRSAQGNTLLQVGLSLVLGGAVGNLIDRFRFHEVVDFIDLYFRQYHWPAFNVADSAISVGVTILLIDAVLTGRMEKQNPEGT, from the coding sequence ATGACCGACTCCCTTAGACGACTCCTCCTCATCGCCCCCCTGACGGTCCTTGTCGATCAGACAAGCAAACATCTCGTCATGACGGGCATGCGCCTCGGTCAGTCGATTCCCCTCCTCAAGGGGTATCTGAGGTTGACCTATATCCGCAATCCCGGCGCCGCCTTCGGATTTCTCTCCACCTCGTCGGAGGCCTTCCGGGTTCCATTTTTCCTCGGCATCTCCTTTCTGGCCATCACCGTCGTATTGATTTTCTACCTGCGAAGCGCACAGGGGAATACGCTGCTCCAGGTCGGACTCTCCCTCGTTCTGGGCGGGGCCGTGGGAAACCTGATCGACCGCTTCCGTTTTCACGAGGTCGTCGACTTCATTGATCTTTATTTTCGGCAATACCACTGGCCGGCCTTCAACGTGGCCGACTCCGCCATCAGCGTCGGGGTGACAATCCTCCTGATCGATGCAGTCCTCACCGGCCGGATGGAAAAACAGAACCCGGAGGGTACCTGA
- a CDS encoding HigA family addiction module antidote protein: MSRKKLEPIHPGEILLEEFLKPMGISQYRLAKDISVPPRRINEIVHGKRAVSTDTDLRLSRYFGLSERF, translated from the coding sequence ATGAGCAGGAAAAAACTGGAACCGATCCATCCGGGAGAAATTTTACTTGAAGAATTCCTGAAACCGATGGGTATCAGCCAGTACCGTCTGGCGAAGGATATCAGTGTACCCCCGCGCAGAATCAATGAGATCGTTCACGGCAAGAGAGCCGTTTCCACAGATACAGATCTCCGGTTGTCCAGATATTTCGGCCTGTCCGAACGGTTCTGA
- a CDS encoding DUF502 domain-containing protein: protein MTKTIRRLLRKYFITGILVTLPLGLTYWILKILLPPVEQLIGYPIRHYLKIYFPGMGILLLACLILLIGIFASNFFGRKLGQIGERILDKIPFVRIIYKFVKQLVDTLFTQGQARFKGVVFVEYPRKGIYSIGFLTSECRGEIREITDEKLVNVFIPTTPNPTSGFFLIFPEKDVKILDMTVEEGLKMIISAGMITPAERCSLPGAQGKEPA, encoded by the coding sequence ATGACGAAAACGATCCGCAGATTGCTCAGGAAATACTTCATTACGGGGATCCTGGTCACCCTTCCCCTCGGCCTGACCTACTGGATCCTGAAGATCCTGCTCCCTCCGGTGGAGCAGCTCATCGGCTACCCGATCCGGCACTATCTGAAGATCTATTTCCCGGGGATGGGGATTCTTCTGCTTGCCTGCCTGATTCTCCTCATCGGGATCTTCGCCAGCAACTTCTTCGGCCGGAAATTAGGACAGATCGGCGAACGGATTCTCGATAAAATCCCGTTCGTCAGGATCATCTACAAGTTCGTCAAACAGCTCGTTGATACCCTCTTCACCCAGGGACAGGCACGATTCAAAGGAGTGGTCTTCGTGGAATATCCCCGGAAAGGGATCTATTCCATCGGTTTTCTCACCAGCGAATGCCGGGGCGAGATCCGGGAGATCACCGACGAGAAATTGGTCAATGTCTTCATCCCGACCACCCCGAACCCGACCTCCGGTTTTTTTCTTATCTTCCCGGAAAAGGATGTTAAAATATTGGATATGACCGTGGAAGAAGGGTTGAAGATGATCATTTCCGCCGGAATGATTACACCGGCCGAACGGTGCAGTCTGCCCGGCGCCCAAGGAAAAGAGCCCGCATGA
- the glmS gene encoding glutamine--fructose-6-phosphate transaminase (isomerizing) — translation MCGIVGYIGSQDVLPVVIDGLKRLEYRGYDSAGIAYLKNNEIRIHRCEGKIRNLEACTRGNSTADGIGIGHTRWATHGKPSEENAHPHRSGDTVIVHNGIIENYLELKRALTKEGYVFTSETDTEVIAHLIEKYRKEGTGDLVEAVRTALQQVEGAFALGIMNRNEPDRIIAAKKASPLVLGLGQGENFLASDIPAILNHTRKVIFLDDGEMALLSREGVTVTKLDGTPVTKEVQQIRWSAVMAEKGGYKHFMQKEIFEQPRAILDTFRGRISRETGEVFFEQFELTPAGAKDIDKIIMIACGTSYHAALVGKFMIEEMSRTPVEVDIASEFRYRDPIVDERTLLICISQSGETADTLAALREAKGKGAKTVGICNVLGSSITREADGVIYTHAGPEIGVASTKAFTTQLVALYLFALYFARARGGMPEEQAVPLMEDLARLPQQVEKILEEEETIRKLAKLYADRTDFLYLGRGIHYPIALEGALKLKEISYIHAEGYPAGEMKHGPIALIDEKMPVVALLPHDGVFEKARGNIEEVKARSGIVIALVNQKEPEVEGKADHTLRVPSTNNFLSPILMTIPLQLLAYHIAVLRGTDVDQPRNLAKSVTVE, via the coding sequence ATGTGCGGCATCGTCGGCTACATCGGCAGCCAGGACGTCCTACCCGTTGTAATCGACGGATTGAAACGGTTGGAGTACCGCGGCTACGACTCGGCGGGAATCGCCTATCTCAAGAACAACGAGATCAGGATTCACCGGTGTGAAGGCAAGATCCGGAATCTCGAAGCCTGTACCCGGGGGAACAGCACCGCAGACGGCATCGGCATCGGACACACCCGTTGGGCCACCCACGGAAAACCCTCCGAGGAGAACGCCCACCCCCACCGCTCGGGCGACACCGTCATTGTCCACAACGGCATCATCGAAAACTATCTGGAGCTGAAACGGGCGCTGACCAAAGAAGGATATGTATTTACCTCGGAGACCGACACGGAGGTCATCGCCCATCTCATCGAGAAATACCGAAAGGAGGGGACCGGCGACCTCGTGGAGGCCGTGAGGACAGCCCTGCAGCAGGTGGAAGGAGCCTTCGCCCTGGGGATTATGAACCGCAACGAACCGGACCGGATCATCGCCGCCAAGAAGGCAAGCCCCCTCGTCCTTGGGCTCGGTCAGGGAGAAAACTTCCTCGCCTCCGACATCCCGGCCATCCTGAACCATACCCGGAAGGTGATCTTCCTCGACGACGGGGAGATGGCCCTGCTCAGCCGTGAAGGGGTCACCGTCACAAAACTTGACGGCACCCCCGTCACCAAAGAGGTTCAGCAAATCCGCTGGAGCGCCGTCATGGCGGAAAAAGGGGGCTACAAACACTTCATGCAGAAAGAGATCTTCGAACAGCCCCGGGCGATTCTCGACACTTTCCGGGGACGGATCTCCCGGGAAACGGGGGAGGTCTTCTTCGAACAGTTCGAACTCACTCCGGCCGGGGCCAAAGACATCGACAAAATCATCATGATCGCCTGCGGCACCTCCTACCATGCCGCCCTCGTGGGGAAGTTCATGATCGAGGAGATGAGCCGGACCCCCGTGGAAGTTGACATCGCATCGGAATTCCGTTACCGGGATCCGATTGTGGATGAGAGAACCCTCCTGATCTGCATTTCCCAGTCGGGTGAGACCGCCGACACCCTGGCAGCGCTGCGTGAGGCGAAGGGGAAAGGGGCCAAAACCGTCGGAATCTGTAACGTCCTGGGAAGCTCCATCACCCGGGAGGCCGACGGCGTGATCTACACCCACGCCGGCCCGGAAATCGGTGTCGCATCAACCAAGGCCTTCACCACCCAGCTTGTTGCGCTCTATCTTTTTGCCCTCTATTTCGCCCGGGCACGGGGCGGGATGCCGGAAGAACAGGCCGTTCCCCTAATGGAAGACCTGGCCAGACTCCCCCAGCAGGTGGAAAAGATCCTCGAAGAGGAAGAGACGATCCGGAAGCTGGCGAAGCTCTATGCCGACCGGACCGACTTTCTCTACTTGGGGCGCGGTATTCACTATCCCATCGCCCTCGAAGGGGCGCTGAAGTTAAAAGAGATCTCCTACATCCATGCCGAGGGCTACCCCGCCGGCGAGATGAAACACGGCCCCATCGCTCTCATCGATGAAAAGATGCCCGTTGTTGCCCTTCTTCCCCATGACGGCGTCTTTGAAAAAGCCCGAGGCAACATCGAAGAGGTCAAGGCACGCTCCGGGATCGTCATCGCCCTTGTGAATCAGAAGGAACCGGAAGTGGAGGGGAAAGCCGACCATACCCTCCGGGTCCCTTCAACGAATAACTTCCTCTCTCCGATCCTGATGACCATCCCCCTCCAGCTCCTCGCCTACCACATCGCCGTACTGCGCGGGACCGACGTCGATCAGCCGAGGAATCTGGCCAAAAGCGTCACGGTGGAGTAG
- a CDS encoding PEP-CTERM sorting domain-containing protein — protein sequence MRKFMMLLWLISLFFATGLYAGAVEAYTVDGTISETAYNWQRPDLTWTDSADDNSSGKIALPFPVTLGGKTFDAFDMDSNGYVELLSWTETPTGYGYGNVDDLIADNSSATYLLAAYDDLSSYDYGAYGYDDSLSDRVIFDYLTETYEDEGCFYLNNFEMILYQNGTIDWNFRFADYDSYDNDLFTGLYLGNTGTLLEGTDNEIPELTSYRYSPVPEPSSLLLLSGGLAGLFAVVRKRGR from the coding sequence ATGAGAAAGTTTATGATGTTGTTATGGCTTATTTCCCTGTTCTTCGCGACGGGACTGTATGCAGGAGCCGTCGAAGCCTATACCGTCGACGGCACCATTTCCGAAACGGCCTACAACTGGCAGAGACCCGATCTGACATGGACCGATTCCGCGGATGACAATTCTTCCGGAAAGATTGCGCTTCCCTTTCCCGTAACCCTTGGAGGGAAAACATTCGACGCCTTCGACATGGACTCGAACGGTTACGTGGAGCTGCTCTCCTGGACGGAAACACCGACAGGCTATGGCTATGGCAATGTCGACGATCTGATTGCTGATAATTCTTCCGCGACCTACCTACTGGCGGCATATGATGATCTGTCGTCTTATGATTACGGGGCGTACGGATATGATGACTCGCTGTCCGACCGCGTGATCTTTGATTATCTGACGGAGACTTATGAAGATGAAGGTTGTTTTTATTTAAACAATTTTGAGATGATTCTTTACCAGAACGGAACGATCGACTGGAATTTCCGGTTTGCCGACTATGATTCTTATGATAACGATCTCTTCACGGGTCTTTATCTGGGGAATACGGGAACCCTCCTGGAGGGGACGGATAACGAGATCCCGGAATTGACATCTTATCGTTATTCCCCCGTTCCGGAACCATCCTCTCTCCTGCTCCTCTCAGGCGGACTGGCCGGATTGTTTGCCGTTGTGCGCAAGCGGGGCCGCTGA
- a CDS encoding FAD-dependent oxidoreductase: MGAESVFCRDLEIIQNKKASPSEMVVTSGESWKCPVYVRKLPPCRAECPSSEDIRGYLTVVARAEYQKKPVDEALDEAWYILTDKNPLPAVHGRICPHPCEKGCNRQHKADGAVAINAFERAVGDHGLARGLPLRKLTEEVKPQSVAVIGAGPSGLSCAYQLVRRGYPVTLFDAYEKPGGMLRYGVPSYRLPEEVLDGEIRKILDLGVNLRSNVKVGVDLPFRELRSEYDALYVAIGAHRGVALNIPGEDASHVFAAADYLNRINSGVEIDLGNKVVVIGGGNSAIDVSLRMAHKDSGEEEQFDTESAQSVLDSARVSRRQGGAEVTILYRRTGAEMPAIEEEIVAAEKEGVRIEFLAAPVEIEVKNHRVAGVRCIRMELGEPDSSGRRRPLPVEGSEFFIEATAVISGIGQLPDFAGDMKGLANEWGWGEVRKNGETNVEGVFAGGDVLGLGISTRSVGEGRKAALAIDAYLHGREYRPLPKVRPIRERDLRLDYYPDAPRHEPPAQNVSDRVNGFQEIFGTLAPEDAVAEAGRCMSCGLCMSCGQCRIYCPRHAIRHDFSRPMGQVMFTDYTRCNGCHICSYTCPCGYIEMGMGL, from the coding sequence ATGGGCGCAGAATCTGTTTTTTGCCGGGACCTTGAAATCATTCAAAACAAAAAGGCCTCCCCCTCGGAGATGGTGGTCACCAGCGGTGAAAGCTGGAAGTGCCCCGTCTATGTACGGAAACTGCCCCCCTGCCGGGCGGAATGCCCGAGCAGTGAAGATATCCGGGGGTATCTTACCGTGGTGGCACGTGCGGAATATCAAAAAAAACCCGTCGATGAGGCCCTGGATGAGGCCTGGTACATACTGACGGACAAGAATCCCCTGCCCGCCGTACATGGACGGATCTGCCCCCATCCCTGTGAAAAGGGGTGCAACCGGCAGCACAAGGCCGACGGCGCCGTGGCGATCAACGCCTTTGAACGTGCGGTCGGGGACCACGGCCTCGCACGGGGACTTCCGTTACGGAAACTGACGGAGGAAGTGAAACCGCAGAGCGTGGCCGTGATCGGCGCCGGGCCCTCGGGACTTTCCTGCGCCTACCAACTGGTCCGGCGCGGCTACCCCGTCACCCTCTTTGATGCCTATGAAAAACCGGGCGGAATGCTCCGTTACGGCGTCCCCTCCTACCGGCTCCCGGAGGAGGTCCTCGACGGCGAGATCCGGAAAATTCTCGACCTGGGGGTCAATCTCCGCTCCAACGTCAAGGTCGGCGTCGACCTCCCTTTCCGGGAGCTTCGCAGTGAATACGATGCCCTCTATGTGGCGATCGGCGCCCATCGGGGCGTGGCGCTCAATATCCCCGGCGAGGATGCCTCCCATGTCTTTGCCGCGGCCGACTACCTCAACCGGATCAATTCGGGAGTCGAGATCGACCTTGGAAACAAGGTGGTCGTCATCGGTGGCGGAAACAGCGCCATCGACGTCTCCCTCCGGATGGCGCACAAGGATTCCGGTGAGGAGGAACAGTTTGATACCGAATCGGCCCAGAGTGTGCTCGATTCGGCCCGCGTCTCGAGACGGCAAGGCGGCGCCGAGGTGACGATCCTCTACCGGCGTACCGGTGCCGAGATGCCGGCCATCGAAGAAGAGATCGTTGCGGCGGAAAAGGAAGGGGTGCGGATCGAATTTCTGGCCGCTCCCGTTGAAATTGAAGTGAAGAATCACCGTGTGGCCGGGGTCCGATGCATCCGTATGGAATTGGGCGAGCCCGATTCATCCGGCCGGCGGCGCCCCCTGCCCGTGGAAGGATCGGAGTTCTTTATCGAGGCCACGGCCGTGATCTCCGGGATCGGTCAACTTCCCGATTTTGCCGGGGACATGAAGGGACTGGCAAACGAATGGGGCTGGGGAGAGGTCCGGAAGAACGGAGAGACGAATGTCGAAGGGGTCTTTGCCGGCGGCGATGTCCTCGGTCTGGGGATCTCCACCCGTTCCGTGGGGGAAGGGCGGAAAGCGGCCCTGGCGATCGATGCCTATCTTCATGGCCGGGAGTACCGTCCCCTGCCGAAGGTGCGGCCCATCCGGGAAAGAGATCTTCGCCTCGATTACTATCCCGATGCCCCGCGTCACGAGCCGCCGGCACAAAACGTTTCCGACCGGGTCAACGGCTTCCAGGAGATCTTCGGGACATTGGCTCCGGAGGACGCCGTGGCCGAGGCCGGACGTTGCATGAGCTGCGGGCTCTGCATGAGCTGCGGTCAGTGCCGGATCTATTGCCCCCGCCATGCCATCCGTCACGATTTCTCCCGGCCCATGGGACAGGTGATGTTTACCGACTACACCCGTTGCAACGGCTGTCATATCTGTTCGTATACCTGCCCCTGCGGCTATATCGAGATGGGGATGGGGTTGTGA
- the lgt gene encoding prolipoprotein diacylglyceryl transferase, which yields MHPVLVSFGPFTLHTYGLFVASAFFAAIFLSLHGARKEGIDPDRMLDFAFYVTLAAILGARILFIIVEYPYFLADPIRIFKIWEGGLVFYGGFIGAVIVAILYMKRHDMPILTVGDIVAPALALGQAVGRIGCLSAGCCYGKPTLLPWGITFTDPRSLVSPDKLGIPLHPTQLYSSLGNLTLFFFLLFMSRRKKFSGQILLLYGICYPLLRSFIEIFRGDPRGSLFGGMLSTSQFISVIVFLIALTFYFKLRKGHQVSGLDK from the coding sequence ATGCATCCTGTCCTTGTCAGTTTCGGTCCTTTCACCCTCCATACCTATGGACTGTTCGTGGCCTCCGCCTTCTTCGCCGCCATTTTCCTCAGCCTTCACGGAGCACGGAAAGAGGGGATCGACCCCGACCGGATGCTCGATTTTGCCTTCTACGTGACACTCGCGGCGATCCTCGGCGCCAGGATCCTTTTCATCATCGTTGAATATCCATACTTCCTGGCGGACCCGATCCGAATCTTCAAGATCTGGGAAGGCGGGCTCGTTTTCTACGGCGGTTTCATCGGGGCGGTGATTGTTGCGATCCTCTACATGAAAAGACATGACATGCCGATCCTCACGGTCGGAGACATCGTGGCGCCCGCCCTCGCCCTCGGTCAGGCGGTCGGACGAATCGGGTGCCTCTCCGCCGGTTGCTGCTACGGCAAGCCGACCTTGCTTCCCTGGGGAATCACCTTCACCGATCCCCGTTCTTTGGTCTCTCCCGACAAACTCGGCATCCCGCTCCACCCCACGCAGCTCTACTCCTCCCTCGGCAACCTCACCCTCTTCTTTTTCCTCCTTTTCATGAGCCGGAGGAAGAAATTTTCCGGCCAGATCCTTCTTCTCTACGGGATCTGCTATCCCCTTCTCCGCTCCTTCATTGAGATCTTCCGGGGCGACCCGCGGGGGAGCCTTTTCGGGGGAATGCTCTCTACTTCGCAGTTTATAAGCGTCATCGTCTTTTTGATCGCTCTGACCTTCTATTTCAAGCTGAGGAAGGGGCATCAGGTGTCAGGCCTTGACAAATGA
- the glmU gene encoding UDP-N-acetylglucosamine diphosphorylase/glucosamine-1-phosphate N-acetyltransferase — protein MNEQGRTVTAVILAAGLGTRMKSDRVKVLHPLLGRPMIIFPVALAKKSGAEKIVVVVGHQADAVRKSLAGLDLDYALQTEQLGTGHAIQQAVPHLQETTGPVLILCGDVPLIKEETIRELLLHHEENGAAVTLLTTRVDLPAGYGRIVRSPSGNILKIVEEKDASDAERKIDEINTGIYCFDGTFLRTAVDSLTDRNAQQEYYLTDLIEIARMEQRRVGGVVCADPQEVMGINSRDQLAVAGAVLRDRINLRHMREGVTLIDPTRTWIGLDVTIGRDTVIHPDCYLEGKTTVGEGTVIGPNTRIIDTAIGRNVEIRGFCHFIEARVEEGAILGPFAHLRPGAKIGPSAHIGNFVEIKKSVIGEGSKVNHLSYIGDTGMGSGVNIGAGTITCNYDGIFKHTTTIGDQVFVGSDTQFIAPVTIGDRSLIGAGSTITRDVPEDSLALSRVEQKIIRNGAKKIRERLRKKKKAK, from the coding sequence ATGAACGAGCAGGGAAGAACCGTTACCGCAGTTATCCTCGCAGCGGGCCTCGGAACCCGGATGAAATCGGACCGCGTCAAGGTCCTCCATCCCCTCCTCGGCCGTCCCATGATTATCTTCCCCGTGGCGCTGGCGAAAAAGAGCGGAGCGGAAAAGATCGTTGTCGTCGTGGGACACCAGGCCGATGCCGTCCGGAAAAGCCTGGCCGGACTCGATCTGGACTATGCCCTCCAGACGGAACAGTTAGGCACCGGCCACGCCATTCAGCAGGCCGTTCCCCATCTGCAAGAAACGACCGGGCCGGTGCTGATCCTCTGCGGCGATGTTCCCCTCATAAAAGAAGAAACAATCAGAGAACTCCTCCTCCATCATGAAGAGAACGGCGCCGCCGTGACCCTGCTGACCACCCGTGTTGATCTCCCCGCCGGGTACGGCCGGATCGTCCGTTCTCCATCGGGGAACATCCTGAAGATCGTGGAGGAGAAAGACGCCTCGGATGCGGAACGGAAGATCGATGAGATCAATACCGGGATCTACTGTTTCGATGGTACATTTCTCCGTACTGCCGTGGACTCCCTGACCGACCGAAACGCTCAGCAGGAATACTACCTGACCGACCTGATCGAGATTGCACGGATGGAACAGAGAAGGGTCGGGGGGGTGGTCTGCGCCGATCCGCAAGAGGTCATGGGAATCAATTCGAGGGATCAGCTTGCCGTAGCCGGGGCGGTCCTGCGGGATCGGATCAATCTCCGCCACATGCGGGAGGGGGTCACCCTGATCGACCCGACTCGGACCTGGATCGGCCTTGATGTTACAATCGGAAGGGATACCGTTATCCATCCCGATTGCTATCTGGAAGGAAAGACCACCGTCGGGGAGGGGACGGTGATCGGTCCGAACACAAGGATCATCGACACGGCAATCGGACGGAACGTGGAGATCCGGGGGTTTTGTCACTTCATTGAAGCCCGGGTGGAAGAGGGGGCAATCCTCGGTCCCTTCGCCCATCTGCGGCCCGGGGCAAAGATCGGCCCTTCGGCCCACATCGGCAACTTCGTGGAGATCAAGAAATCGGTCATCGGGGAAGGCTCCAAGGTCAATCATCTCTCCTATATCGGCGATACAGGGATGGGGTCAGGGGTGAACATCGGCGCCGGGACCATCACCTGTAACTACGACGGCATCTTCAAGCACACAACCACGATCGGGGATCAGGTCTTTGTCGGGAGCGACACCCAGTTCATTGCCCCCGTCACCATCGGTGACCGCTCCCTCATCGGGGCCGGTTCCACCATCACCCGGGATGTGCCGGAAGACTCCCTCGCACTGAGCCGGGTGGAGCAGAAGATCATCAGGAACGGCGCGAAAAAGATCCGGGAGAGGCTGCGGAAAAAGAAGAAGGCGAAATGA
- the dsrB gene encoding dissimilatory-type sulfite reductase subunit beta, protein MTTTKKTAPRDNGAPEFKKFLHPLMAKNYGKWKYHERLRPGVLVHVAESGDALYTVRAGSPRTMSVDTVRKICTIADKYCQGHLRFTSRCNIEFLLAREEDIDPLIREVRDILGFPVGGTGPSISNVIHTQGWLHCNLPGTDAAGAVKALMDTLYEDFVNERLPQRVKISTSCCQINCGGQSDIAINLQHHKPPKIDHGKMQICELPKVVAICPVAAVRPRRVEGRDSLEVIEEKCMYCGACHGQCPSMEIRDAEADTLSIWVGGKSASTRSGPSFMKLATYGLPNNPPRWPEVSEAVCRILDAYKAGAKPYERVGEWIDRVGWKRFFEVTGFPFTKYHIDNYRFARTTFNTSSQVRL, encoded by the coding sequence ATGACCACCACAAAAAAGACGGCACCCCGGGATAACGGGGCGCCCGAGTTCAAGAAGTTTCTCCATCCCCTCATGGCCAAAAACTACGGCAAGTGGAAGTATCATGAGCGTCTCCGCCCCGGTGTGCTGGTCCATGTGGCGGAAAGCGGGGATGCCCTCTACACGGTCCGGGCGGGATCCCCCCGAACCATGAGTGTGGATACGGTCCGGAAGATCTGTACGATTGCGGACAAATACTGCCAGGGGCATCTGCGCTTCACCAGCCGGTGCAACATCGAGTTTCTCCTGGCCCGCGAGGAGGATATCGATCCCCTGATCCGGGAGGTCCGCGACATTCTCGGTTTCCCCGTGGGGGGGACCGGACCGTCCATCTCCAATGTGATCCATACCCAGGGATGGCTGCACTGCAACCTCCCCGGAACCGATGCGGCCGGCGCCGTCAAGGCACTCATGGATACCCTCTATGAGGACTTCGTGAACGAGCGCCTGCCCCAACGCGTCAAGATCTCCACCTCCTGCTGCCAGATCAACTGCGGCGGGCAGTCGGATATCGCCATCAATCTGCAGCACCACAAACCGCCGAAGATCGATCACGGAAAGATGCAGATCTGTGAGCTTCCCAAGGTGGTGGCGATCTGCCCCGTTGCGGCGGTCCGGCCGCGCAGGGTGGAAGGCCGGGACTCCCTGGAGGTGATCGAAGAGAAGTGCATGTACTGCGGGGCCTGTCACGGACAGTGTCCGAGCATGGAGATCCGTGATGCCGAGGCCGATACGCTCTCGATCTGGGTCGGCGGCAAGTCGGCGAGTACCCGGAGCGGACCTTCCTTCATGAAACTCGCCACCTACGGGCTCCCCAACAATCCCCCCCGGTGGCCGGAGGTGAGCGAGGCGGTCTGCAGGATCCTCGATGCCTACAAGGCGGGTGCGAAGCCCTACGAGCGGGTCGGCGAGTGGATCGACCGGGTCGGCTGGAAGCGGTTCTTCGAGGTTACCGGTTTTCCCTTCACCAAGTACCATATCGATAATTACCGCTTTGCCCGGACGACCTTCAACACGTCCTCGCAGGTCCGCTTATAG
- the dsrA gene encoding dissimilatory-type sulfite reductase subunit alpha: MSDTKEPEEIQTPLLDELEKGPWPSFVTDLKDLSEKKPAVKQLLGQLEESYETRTDHWLGTVINLDGYGGGVIGRYSDVVDKFPAMARFNTIRILEPSAWVYSTAALRELCDISEKHSAGILQFHGMTGDILMLGSDNEQTFEAGEELMEKGWDLGGSGAAMRTLACCVGPARCEMSCFDTLGLTKYITDTFISELHRPEFPYKYKFKLSGCANDCACSMQRSDMPIIGTWRDGIQVDQEEVARFIDERGERSVMNTVIARCPTQCMTLKDRKIIIDDDNCVHCMHCINVMHRALSIGRDRGVTILIGGKRSLKIGDTMSSVLVPFMKMESEEDWERLTDLVRRIWDFWGEHGMEHERVGEFIDRVGLGTFLDGIGLEPDPQMVNQPRSNPYIKFEEYTRPRMAGEEKKAPSVLNKEPDGEETIS; encoded by the coding sequence ATGTCTGACACAAAAGAGCCCGAAGAGATCCAAACGCCTTTGCTGGACGAATTGGAAAAAGGCCCGTGGCCGAGTTTCGTGACGGACCTGAAGGACTTGTCCGAAAAGAAGCCGGCCGTGAAACAGCTTCTGGGGCAACTGGAAGAGTCCTACGAGACGCGCACCGATCACTGGCTCGGGACGGTGATCAATCTCGACGGATACGGCGGCGGGGTGATCGGCCGATACTCGGACGTGGTGGACAAGTTCCCGGCCATGGCCCGGTTCAACACGATCCGGATTCTTGAACCTTCGGCCTGGGTCTATTCGACTGCGGCCCTTCGGGAACTCTGCGATATCAGCGAGAAACACAGCGCCGGGATCCTCCAGTTCCACGGCATGACCGGTGACATCCTGATGCTTGGTTCCGACAATGAGCAGACCTTTGAAGCAGGCGAGGAACTCATGGAGAAGGGCTGGGACCTCGGCGGTTCGGGCGCGGCCATGCGGACGCTCGCCTGCTGCGTCGGACCCGCCCGGTGCGAGATGTCCTGCTTTGATACCCTCGGTCTGACCAAGTACATTACCGATACCTTTATCAGCGAACTTCATCGTCCCGAATTCCCCTACAAGTACAAGTTCAAGCTCTCCGGCTGCGCCAACGACTGTGCCTGTTCCATGCAGCGCTCCGACATGCCGATCATCGGGACCTGGCGCGACGGCATCCAGGTGGACCAGGAAGAGGTCGCCAGGTTTATTGACGAGCGGGGAGAACGCTCGGTGATGAATACGGTGATTGCACGCTGTCCCACCCAATGTATGACCCTGAAGGACCGGAAAATCATAATCGACGACGACAACTGTGTCCATTGCATGCACTGTATCAACGTGATGCACAGGGCCCTGTCGATCGGACGTGACCGGGGGGTGACGATCCTGATCGGCGGCAAGCGCAGCCTGAAGATCGGGGATACCATGAGTTCGGTGCTGGTCCCCTTCATGAAGATGGAGAGCGAGGAGGATTGGGAAAGACTGACCGACCTCGTCCGGAGAATCTGGGACTTCTGGGGGGAGCATGGGATGGAACACGAACGGGTCGGCGAATTCATCGACCGGGTCGGACTGGGGACCTTCCTCGACGGCATCGGCCTGGAACCGGATCCGCAGATGGTCAATCAGCCGCGCAGCAACCCTTATATCAAATTCGAAGAGTACACGCGGCCGAGGATGGCGGGAGAGGAAAAAAAGGCCCCGTCTGTTTTGAACAAGGAGCCGGACGGCGAAGAGACCATCTCATAG